The proteins below are encoded in one region of Brassica napus cultivar Da-Ae chromosome A6, Da-Ae, whole genome shotgun sequence:
- the LOC106350006 gene encoding MLO-like protein 2 — protein MANQVKERTLEQTSTWAVAVVCFVLLFISIVLEHSIHKIGSWFKKKHKKALYEALEKIKAELMLMGFISLLLTIGQTPISNICISQSVASSMHPCSAADEARKYGKKVPAKQEDDGEENSGHRRLLLDLAESYIHRRSLATKGYDKCAEKGKVAFVSAYGIHQLHIFIFILAVVHIIYCIVTYALGKTKTRRWKHWENETKTIEYHYSNDPERFRFARDTSFGRRHLNFWSKTSVTLWTVCFFRQFFGSVTKVDYLALRHGFIMAHLAPGSERTFDFRKYIQKTVEEDFKTVVEISPVIWFVAVLFLLTNTNGLHSFLWLPFIPLVVILVVGTKLQVTITKLCLRIQEKGDVVRGAPVVQPGDDLFWFGRPRFILFLIHLVLFTNAFQLAFFAWSTYEFTLRNCFYENDADVVIRIVVGVVVQILCSYVTLPLYALVTQMGSTMRPTVFNERVATAIKTWHHTAKKHTKHGKHTESNTPYTSRPTTPTHGSSPLHILNNRSVETLPSSTSPRYSDHHDHHQFWDPESQYQEAGPSTHHSLAHESSEKQPVLGSVELPPIRTTKSSRDFSFKR, from the exons ATGGCGAATCAGGTAAAAGAGAGGACTTTAGAGCAGACCTCTACGTGGGCAGTTGCTGTGGTTTGCTTCGTGTTACTATTCATTTCCATTGTCCTTGAACATTCCATTCACAAAATTGGAAGC TGGTTTAAGAAGAAGCACAAGAAGGCTCTTTATGAAGCTCTTGAAAAGATCAAAGCAG AACTTATGCTCATGGGATTCATATCACTACTCTTAACAATCGGACAAACACCAATCTCAAACATCTGCATCTCCCAAAGCGTTGCATCATCAATGCACCCTTGCAGCGCCGCTGATGAAGCTAGAAAATACGGCAAAAAGGTTCCCGCTAAACAAGAAGACGATGGTGAAGAAAATTCCGGTCATAGAAGACTTCTCCTTGATTTAGCTGAGTCTTACATCCATAGGCGAAGTTTAGCCACCAAAGGTTATGACAAATGCGCTGAAAAG GGTAAAGTGGCTTTTGTATCTGCTTATGGTATCCACCAGCTTCATATATTCATCTTCATCCTCGCGGTGGTTCATATTATCTACTGCATTGTTACTTATGCTCTCGGAAAGACcaag ACGAGGAGGTGGAAGCACTGGGAGAATGAGACCAAGACAATAGAATATCACTATTCCAACg ATCCTGAGAGGTTCAGGTTTGCCAGAGAcacatctttcgggagaaggcATCTCAATTTCTGGAGCAAGACGAGTGTTACGTTATGGACTGTGTGTTTTTTCAGACAGTTCTTTGGATCTGTCACCAAAGTTGATTACTTAGCTTTGCGGCATGGTTTCATCATG GCGCATTTGGCTCCAGGGAGTGAAAGAACATTCGATTTCCGCAAGTATATTCAGAAAACAGTAGAAGAAGACTTCAAAACAGTAGTCGAAATCAG TCCGGTTATCTGGTTTGTCGCCGTGCTATTCCTCTTGACCAACACAAACG GATTACATTCTTTCCTGTGGTTACCATTCATTCCACTTGTC GTGATTCTAGTAGTTGGAACAAAGCTTCAAGTCACTATAACCAAATTGTGTCTAAGAATCCAAGAGAAAGGTGATGTGGTGAGAGGTGCCCCTGTGGTTCAGCCTGGTGATGATCTCTTTTGGTTTGGCCGCCCTCGGTTCATCCTTTTCCTTATCCATTTGGTTCTTTTCACG AATGCATTTCAGCTTGCTTTCTTTGCCTGGAGTACG TATGAATTCACCCTCAGGAATTGTTTCTATGAGAACGATGCAGATGTGGTCATTAGAATTGTAGTTGG AGTTGTTGTACAAATACTTTGCAGCTATGTTACTCTTCCACTCTATGCTCTTGTCACTCAG ATGGGTTCTACGATGAGGCCAACGGTGTTCAACGAAAGAGTAGCCACAGCGATAAAGACATGGCATCACACGGCAAAGAAGCATACAAAACACGGAAAACACACTGAATCAAACACACCTTACACTAGCCGTCCAACTACACCAACTCATGGCTCATCTCCATTGCATATTCTTAATAACCGAAGTGTTGAGACTTTACCGAGTTCTACTTCTCCTAGATACTCTGATCATCATGACCACCACCAGTTTTGGGATCCTGAGTCTCAATACCAAGAAGCTGGACCTTCCACACATCATTCTCTTGCGCACGAAAGCTCGGAAAAGCAACCTGTTCTTGGTTCCGTGGAACTTCCTCCTATACGGACTACCAAAAGCTCAAGAGATTTTTCCTTTAAGAGGTAG
- the LOC106380866 gene encoding F-box protein At1g61340 isoform X1 encodes MFSLFPNIHCFLSTFPLFLGPLVTTSETLYFVTCFPDTGTWDFDNISDMALRKKGLGAVKSSSNTNRKVVGDGGLGLGLDCDKYKKGFGRKRVLIPIGKNRELESLPQDILIRIICGVEHGDLKQLFNVSKTIREATLIAKKSHFEYITPRKTLFFRNKVDHLGNETEVPLKKKTRLSRISCEKKASKISVALFK; translated from the exons ATGTTTTCTTTATTCCCCAACATCCATTGTTTTCTCTCTACTTTCCCACTGTTCTTGGGTCCATTGGTTACTACATCTGAAACATTATATTTTGTTACATGTTTTCCTGATACAGGAACGTGGGATTTTGATAATATTAGCGACATGGCATTGAGGAAGAAGGGATTAGGTGCCGTGAAATCATCATCAAACACAAATCGAAAAGTAGTTGGTGATGGTGgactagggttagggttagacTGTGATAAGTATAAGAAAGGATTTGGGAGGAAGAGGGTTTTGATTCCCATTGGCAAGAATCGAGAGCTTGAATCTCTTCCTCAAGATATCCTG ATAAGGATTATATGTGGAGTGGAGCATGGAGATTTAAAGCAGTTGTTTAATGTGTCAAAGACTATACGTGAAGCT ACATTGATTGCGAAGAAATCACATTTTGAATACATAACACCAAGGAAAACTCTGTTTTTCCGGAACAAGGTTGATCATTTGGGAAATGAGACCGAAGTTCCATTGAAGAAAAAAACCCGGCTTTCCAGGATATCCTGCGAAAAGAAAGCTTCTAAAATCTCAGTGGCTCTTTTCAAATGA
- the LOC106380866 gene encoding F-box protein At1g61340 isoform X2, translating to MALRKKGLGAVKSSSNTNRKVVGDGGLGLGLDCDKYKKGFGRKRVLIPIGKNRELESLPQDILIRIICGVEHGDLKQLFNVSKTIREATLIAKKSHFEYITPRKTLFFRNKVDHLGNETEVPLKKKTRLSRISCEKKASKISVALFK from the exons ATGGCATTGAGGAAGAAGGGATTAGGTGCCGTGAAATCATCATCAAACACAAATCGAAAAGTAGTTGGTGATGGTGgactagggttagggttagacTGTGATAAGTATAAGAAAGGATTTGGGAGGAAGAGGGTTTTGATTCCCATTGGCAAGAATCGAGAGCTTGAATCTCTTCCTCAAGATATCCTG ATAAGGATTATATGTGGAGTGGAGCATGGAGATTTAAAGCAGTTGTTTAATGTGTCAAAGACTATACGTGAAGCT ACATTGATTGCGAAGAAATCACATTTTGAATACATAACACCAAGGAAAACTCTGTTTTTCCGGAACAAGGTTGATCATTTGGGAAATGAGACCGAAGTTCCATTGAAGAAAAAAACCCGGCTTTCCAGGATATCCTGCGAAAAGAAAGCTTCTAAAATCTCAGTGGCTCTTTTCAAATGA
- the LOC106350014 gene encoding sugar transport protein 1 has product MAGGGFVVGDGQKAYPGKLTPFVLFTCVVAAMGGLIFGYDIGISGGVTSMPSFLRRFFPSVYRKQQADATTNQYCQYDSPTLTLFTSSLYLAALISSLVASTVTRKFGRRLSMLFGGILFCAGALINGFAKHVWMLIVGRILLGFGIGFANQAVPLYLSEMAPYKYRGALNIGFQLSITIGILVAEVLNYFFAKIKGGWGWRLSLGGAVVPALIITLGSLVLPDTPNSMIERGQHEEAKTKLRRIRGVDDVSQEFDDLVAASKESQSIEHPWTNLLRRKYRPHLTMAIMIPFFQQLTGINVIMFYAPVLFNTIGFTTDASLMSAVVTGSVNVAATLVSIYGVDKWGRRFLFLEGGTQMLICQAVVAACIGAKFGVDGTPGELPKWYAIVVVTFICIYVAGFAWSWGPLGWLVPSEIFPLEIRSAAQSITVSVNMIFTFIIAQIFLTMLCHLKFGLFLVFAFFVIVMSIFVYIFLPETKGIPIEEMGQVWRSHWYWSRFVEDGEYGNGVEMGKSSSNQGTKHV; this is encoded by the exons ATGGCTGGCGGTGGATTCGTAGTCGGAGATGGCCAAAAGGCTTATCCCGGCAAACTCACTCCCTTTGTTCTCTTCACTTGTGTCGTTGCTGCCATGGGTGGTCTCATCTTCGGATACGATATCGGAATCTCTG GTGGAGTGACGTCGATGCCATCTTTCCTCCGGCGTTTCTTCCCGTCGGTTTACCGTAAACAGCAAGCAGACGCGACTACAAACCAGTACTGTCAATACGATAGTCCCACGCTTACGCTGTTCACTTCGTCCCTATATTTAGCGGCGCTAATATCGTCGCTGGTGGCTTCCACCGTGACGAGGAAGTTCGGACGGAGGCTCTCGATGCTCTTTGGTGGCATACTCTTTTGCGCCGGAGCTCTTATCAATGGCTTTGCTAAGCACGTTTGGATGCTCATCGTTGGCCGTATCTTGCTTGGTTTTGGTATCGGTTTCGCTAATCAG GCTGTGCCACTTTACCTATCTGAAATGGCTCCATACAAATACAGGGGAGCGCTAAACATCGGCTTCCAGCTTTCAATTACAATCGGAATCCTCGTAGCTGAAGTGCTCAACTACTTCTTTGCCAAGATCAAAGGAGGCTGGGGATGGCGTCTCAGTCTCGGCGGTGCTGTGGTCCCTGCCCTGATCATCACACTCGGCTCCCTAGTCCTTCCTGACACTCCCAACTCAATGATCGAGCGAGGCCAGCACGAGGAGGCCAAAACCAAGCTCAGACGTATCCGTGGCGTCGATGACGTTAGCCAAGAGTTCGACGATTTAGTCGCAGCTAGTAAAGAGTCTCAGTCGATAGAGCACCCGTGGACGAACCTCCTCCGCCGTAAATACCGCCCCCATCTCACCATGGCCATTATGATTCCTTTCTTTCAGCAGCTTACGGGAATCAATGTGATTATGTTTTACGCTCCTGTTTTGTTCAACACCATTGGTTTCACGACCGACGCTTCTCTCATGTCTGCCGTGGTCACTGGCTCGGTCAACGTCGCTGCCACGCTTGTGTCAATCTATGGTGTTGACAAGTGGGGACGTCGGTTTCTCTTTCTTGAAGGTGGTACACAAATGCTTATATGCCAG GCTGTGGTTGCTGCATGCATAGGGGCCAAGTTCGGGGTAGACGGGACCCCTGGTGAGTTACCAAAGTGGTATGCTATAGTGGTTGTAACGTTTATATGCATCTATGTGGCGGGTTTCGCATGGTCATGGGGTCCTCTAGGGTGGTTAGTACCTAGTGAGATCTTCCCCTTGGAGATAAGGTCGGCCGCTCAGAGTATCACGGTGTCGGTGAACATGATCTTCACGTTCATAATCGCTCAGATATTCTTGACGATGCTTTGCCATTTGAAGTTTGGGCTGTTCCTTGTATTCGCCTTCTTCGTGATAGTGATGTCGATTTTCGTCTACATCTTCTTGCCGGAGACTAAAGGGATTCCGATTGAGGAAATGGGACAAGTGTGGAGGTCACATTGGTATTGGTCAAGGTTTGTGGAGGATGGTGAGTATGGGAATGGAGTTGAGATGGGCAAGAGCAGCAGCAACCAAGGAACTAAAcatgtttag
- the LOC106350029 gene encoding uncharacterized protein LOC106350029, whose translation MASWIKPVLISTGVVAVAMQLKIIVPVVALDFSRAPILFSSFLSWLKPPYLYVITNVIIVMIGFSSMYYRIITNPDGKDHEGSYSGDHKFHNHEQNVHRAQPRRSETAKHEDFSFVAETQPSKKENETPKVVTEKLAEPAAKVEEEKKCLVVVAKPENLTPVEKPLVSARIGQRKMVKTTTAERNSLKALRVAKPKRQETLENTWKMITEGKPLTSYYRRPDTFGLGVEDSNKTKPFGLKKAETLTDRTKYYLSPAVSRSRNELNVRAEAFIKKCNDERFESMRQDTEVTRRGLSF comes from the exons ATGGCGTCATGGATTAAACCGGTGCTAATCTCTACGGGAGTTGTTGCTGTAGCTATGCAACTAAAAATCATCGTCCCTGTTGTGGCACTAGACTTCTCTCGAGCTCCCATCCTTTTCAGTTCCTTTCTCTCGTGGCTGAAACCACCATACCTCTACGTCATCACCAACGTCATCATCGTCATGATCGGATTTTCATCCATGTACTACCGGATCATCACAAACCCCGACGGCAAAGACCACGAGGGTTCATACAGCGGCGACCATAAGTTTCATAATCATGAGCAGAACGTCCACCGAGCTCAACCACGGCGGTCGGAGACGGCGAAGCATGAAGACTTCAGTTTCGTAGCCGAAACTCAGCCGTCAAAGAAGGAAAATGAGACCCCGAAGGTGGTTACGGAGAAGCTAGCCGAACCGGCGGCAAAAgtagaggaggagaagaagtgtTTAGTGGTTGTGGCCAAACCGGAAAATCTGACTCCGGTTGAGAAGCCTCTTGTTTCGGCTAGGATCGGTCAACGCAAAATGGTCAAGACCACCACAGCAG AACGAAACTCTTTGAAAGCGTTGAGAGTGGCGAAGCCAAAGCGGCAAGAGACTCTTGAGAATACGTGGAAGATGATAACGGAAGGGAAACCGTTGACTAGCTATTACCGGAGACCAGACACGTTCGGACTTGGCGTAGAAGATTCCAACAAGACGAAACCATTCGGTTTGAAGAAGGCGGAGACGCTTACTGATCGAACTAAGTACTACCTGTCACCGGCCGTGTCACGGAGTCGAAATGAGCTGAATGTAAGAGCTGAGGCGTTTATAAAAAAGTGCAACGACGAAAGGTTCGAGTCGATGAGACAGGACACAGAAGTGACTCGTCGTGGTCTTTCGTTTTAG
- the LOC106380884 gene encoding syntaxin-125 has translation MNDLFSNSFKRNQAQMSDVEAGQETMNLDKFFEDVENVKDDMKGVETLYKKLQDSNEECQTVHNAKKVKELRAKMDADVGQVLKRVKIIKQKLEALEKANANSRNVPGCGPGSSTDRTRSSVVSGLGKKLKDLMDSFQSLRARMNDEYKETVERRYFTITGEKADEQTIDNLIASGESENFLQKAIQEQGRGEIMDTISEIQERHDAVKEIEKNLLELHQVFLDMAALVEAQGQQLNNIESHVAKASSFVRRGTDQLQDAREYQKSSRKWTCYAIILFIVVFILLLIPVMPHIMLMLK, from the exons ATGAATGACTTATTCTCAAATTCGTTCAAGCGGAACCAGGCTCAAATGAGCGATGTGGAAGCAGGTCAAGAAACGATGAACCTCGACAAATTCTTCGAGGACGTTGAGAATGTGAAGGATGACATGAAAGGAGTGGAGACTCTTTATAAGAAGCTTCAAGACTCCAACGAAGAATGCCAGACCGTGCACAATGCCAAGAAGGTGAAGGAGCTACGAGCTAAGATGGATGCTGACGTGGGTCAGGTCCTTAAGAGGGTCAAAATCATTAAGCAGAAGCTCGAAGCCCTAGAGAAAGCCAACGCTAATAGCCGTAATGTCCCGGGTTGTGGGCCCGGTTCGTCTACTGATAGGACTCGGTCTTCTGTGGTTAGCGGTCTCGGGAAGAAGTTGAAGGACTTGATGGATAGTTTCCAGAGTCTACGTGCGCGAATGAACGATGAGTATAAGGAAACCGTAGAGCGCAG GTATTTCACAATAACAGGAGAAAAAGCGGACGAGCAAACAATTGATAACTTGATTGCAAGCGGTGAGAGTGAAAATTTTCTCCAAAAAGCGATTCAAGAGCAAGGAAGAGGTGAGATCATGGACACGATATCTGAGATCCAGGAAAGACATGATGCAGTGAAGGAGATAGAGAAGAATCTACTTGAGCTGCACCAAGTTTTCTTGGACATGGCGGCTTTAGTAGAAGCACAAGGGCAACAGCTGAACAATATAGAGAGCCATGTGGCAAAGGCTAGCTCGTTTGTGAGAAGAGGGACCGATCAGCTCCAAGACGCGAGGGAATACCAAAAGAGCTCGAGGAAATGGACTTGTTATGCCATCATTCTCTTCATCGTTGTCTTTATCCTTCTTCTTATTCCCGTTATGCCCCATATTATGCTCATGCTGAAATGA
- the LOC106349994 gene encoding uncharacterized protein LOC106349994 isoform X2 has translation MKLRDRQEKVERILSSYKLPKGGPFRETSTLVKGEVHALGGMLLMGNTDEESFVGLERQGVRPGLLSRFVFETSLRETDKLVAELVAGYKGEHSDGVSGKQELSLAKVFYKAEVNDWFSAVAIPVGARFRDIDADASLVSSYQGMNLTEVSELGPPLLNQRNGSAIGLTVRKSNMAASLAQSITNLEAEQGLNARSRCLRTFGQVTCNILSGVKLSLLGCHQILSPSNSLHYPSGAVTLPVSFLRRRVDIDMEPESSAQSLEMSRSLDHVSSSFIALKVDSSLMDECTRIGGWIEIQKSREKQVKWSVSITDKPEDEVGWGMSVGGVLDGSRNHDLFQVESFLKFNIGSRFSLSPGLVYLANSNGRTVGFMLQSHWSL, from the exons ATGAAGCTCAGAGACAGACAAGAGAAAGTTGAGCGGATACTTTCCTCTTATAAACTCCCTAAAGGAGGTCCCTTTCGAGAGACCAGCACCCTTGTGAAGGGTGAAGTTCACGCCCTTGGGGGAATGCTGCTGATGGGAAACACCGACGAGGAGAGTTTCGTTGGACTCGAGAGACAAGGAGTGAGACCTGGATTGCTTTCGAGGTTCGTGTTCGAAACGAGTCTTAGGGAGACGGATAAGCTTGTGGCTGAGCTCGTTGCTGGATACAAAGGAGAGCACAGTGATGGTGTTTCAGGGAAACAGGAGCTGTCTTTAGCTAAAGTCTTTTACAAGGCGGAGGTTAATGATTGGTTCTCTGCAGTTGCTATTCCCGTTGGCGCGCGTTTTAGAGACATTGATGCTGATGCTTCTCTTGTGTCTTCTTACCAG GGGATGAATCTTACAGAAGTTTCTGAACTTGGACCACCTCTTTTGAACCAACGTAATGGTAGTGCCATTGGATTAACAGTCAGAAAGTCAAACATGGCAGCTTCTCTGGCTCAATCCATCACAAACCTTGAAGCTGAACAAGGTTTGAATGCGAGGAGTCGCTGTCTCAGAACTTTTGGGCAAGTAACCTGCAACATTCTGAGTGGTGTGAAACTATCTCTACTCGGCTGTCACCAGATTTTATCACCGTCTAACAGCCTCCACTATCCTTCTGGAGCTGTTACACTTCCAGTGAGTTTCCTAAGACGCCGTGTTGATATTGATATGGAGCCTGAATCATCAGCACAGTCTCTGGAGATGAGCAGAAGTTTGGATCATGTGTCGTCTAGCTTCATTGCTTTGAAGGTAGACAGCTCTCTGATGGACGAGTGTACGAGAATTGGGGGATGGATTGAGATTCAGAAGTCAAGAGAGAAGCAAGTGAAATGGTCAGTGTCTATCACAGACAAACCAGAGGATGAAGTGGGATGGGGCATGAGCGTTGGGGGAGTCTTGGATGGTTCAAGAAACCATGATCTGTTTCAAGTGGAATCGTTTCTCAAATTCAACATAGGCAGCCGGTTTAGCTTAAGTCCAGGTCTTGTTTATCTTGCCAATAGTAACGGAAGAACCGTAGGTTTCATGCTTCAGTCTCATTGGTCTCTGTGA
- the LOC106350021 gene encoding ribosomal RNA-processing protein 17 encodes MNDDGEAGALAPPTRARHIGKRALKNKSVTVSFDEKDLKDFVTGFHKRKKKRRKEAQKQQEESLRRKRIEARKKRKLEQMMVAGNAEETEDVEAEEEEDAEIKEAEPDALTSGTTMYDTGELKVTVTTSEISREEDEPVRREKTQSTESGSTAKASTSQPAPLRKSKPAKQNRRHKSSTKTMKKRDKKKQARGIKSTR; translated from the exons ATGAACGATGACGGTGAGGCGGGGGCATTGGCTCCGCCGACGAGAGCTAGGCATATCGGGAAGAGAGCTCTAAAGAACAAAAGCGTCACCGTCTCTTTTGATGAGAAAGATCTCAA GGATTTTGTGACTGGGTTTCACAAGAGGAAGAAAAAGAGGAGAAAGGAAGCTCAGAAGCAGCAGGAGGAGTCTTTGAGGCGTAAGCGTATCGAGGCTCGTAAGAAG AGGAAATTGGAACAGATGATGGTTGCTGGTAATGCTGAGGAAACTGAAGATGTAGAagctgaggaggaggaggatgcaGAGATTAAAGAGGCAGAGCCTGATGCTTTAACTTCTG GAACGACAATGTATGATACAGGGGAGCTGAAAGTTACTGTGACAACAAGCGAGATATCTCGTGAAGAGGATGAGCCTGTTCGCAGGGAAAAGACCCAATCAACTGAATCAGGTTCTACTGCCAAAGCTTCCACATCACAGCCGGCGCCTTTGAGGAAGTCCAAACCGGCTAAGCAGAACCGGAGACACAAGTCTAGCACCAAAACTATGAAGAAAAGGGATAAGAAGAAACAAGCAAGAGGGATCAAGAGTACGCGGTAG
- the LOC106368146 gene encoding uncharacterized protein LOC106368146 — MASPMSTIKVAVVSTVITAMSLFVMSCVPTALDLSSSRFPILWSSFLSWLKPPYLFVIINVIIITTIVTSSKYFQSTGVNQDCEVKDVDMDGHFVAIFPPPIVVTDVDRSEVVCEEKEEEEITGLNNGGDELVMLTWKLNKVPTTITDESETKKALVSARFSHRKPVKVTSKGNNRKKASRVVKPKWHENTWKMMVTEELESTPLTHHSWSPETLRLGAGESQPVLRESETFRDITNNYPISPTVTEMSPSLEELNQKFEAFIKKGKEEMLDSLRLDKDVDSQARLISF, encoded by the coding sequence ATGGCTTCGCCAATGAGTACGATTAAGGTGGCGGTTGTCTCAACCGTAATCACCGCTATGTCTCTGTTTGTAATGTCTTGTGTTCCTACCGCACTAGATCTCTCCTCATCTCGGTTCCCAATCCTTTGGAGTTCATTTCTCTCGTGGCTGAAACCACCTTACCTCTTCGTCATCATCAATGTTATAATCATTACAACGATTGTAACTTCTTCCAAGTACTTCCAGAGCACCGGTGTCAACCAAGATTGTGAGGTGAAGGACGTTGATATGGATGGTCATTTCGTGGCCATATTTCCACCGCCGATCGTCGTCACGGATGTGGATAGATCGGAGGTTGTATGTgaagagaaggaggaggaggagattaCAGGACTTAACAACGGTGGAGATGAGCTTGTGATGTTGACATGGAAGTTGAATAAAGTGCCTACGACGATAACGGACGAGTCAGAAACTAAGAAGGCGCTGGTTTCGGCAAGATTCAGCCACCGTAAACCGGTCAAAGTGACTTCAAAAGGTAACAACAGGAAGAAGGCGTCTAGGGTGGTGAAACCAAAGTGGCACGAGAACACGTGGAAGATGATGGTAACGGAGGAACTTGAGTCAACGCCGTTGACTCATCATTCCTGGAGCCCTGAGACGCTCAGACTTGGCGCCGGGGAGTCACAACCTGTCTTGAGGGAATCGGAGACTTTCAGGGACATTACTAATAATTATCCAATATCTCCCACGGTGACGGAGATGTCGCCGAGTCTGGAGGAGCTGAATCAAAAATTCGAAGCTTTTATAAAGAAAGGTAAGGAGGAGATGCTGGATTCCCTGAGATTAGACAAAGATGTGGATTCACAAGCCAGGCTTATTAGCTTTTGA
- the LOC106349994 gene encoding uncharacterized protein LOC106349994 isoform X1 — translation MDPIASMVEKVNSFAKSSQDLASRQNPIDILKRLQREAFSDLMKLRDRQEKVERILSSYKLPKGGPFRETSTLVKGEVHALGGMLLMGNTDEESFVGLERQGVRPGLLSRFVFETSLRETDKLVAELVAGYKGEHSDGVSGKQELSLAKVFYKAEVNDWFSAVAIPVGARFRDIDADASLVSSYQGMNLTEVSELGPPLLNQRNGSAIGLTVRKSNMAASLAQSITNLEAEQGLNARSRCLRTFGQVTCNILSGVKLSLLGCHQILSPSNSLHYPSGAVTLPVSFLRRRVDIDMEPESSAQSLEMSRSLDHVSSSFIALKVDSSLMDECTRIGGWIEIQKSREKQVKWSVSITDKPEDEVGWGMSVGGVLDGSRNHDLFQVESFLKFNIGSRFSLSPGLVYLANSNGRTVGFMLQSHWSL, via the exons ATGGATCCAATTGCTTCTATGGTGGAGAAAGTGAACAGCTTTGCGAAATCGAGCCAAGACTTAGCCTCCCGCCAGAATCCG ATTGATATCTTGAAGCGGTTGCAAAGAGAAGCATTCTCTGATCTGATGAAGCTCAGAGACAGACAAGAGAAAGTTGAGCGGATACTTTCCTCTTATAAACTCCCTAAAGGAGGTCCCTTTCGAGAGACCAGCACCCTTGTGAAGGGTGAAGTTCACGCCCTTGGGGGAATGCTGCTGATGGGAAACACCGACGAGGAGAGTTTCGTTGGACTCGAGAGACAAGGAGTGAGACCTGGATTGCTTTCGAGGTTCGTGTTCGAAACGAGTCTTAGGGAGACGGATAAGCTTGTGGCTGAGCTCGTTGCTGGATACAAAGGAGAGCACAGTGATGGTGTTTCAGGGAAACAGGAGCTGTCTTTAGCTAAAGTCTTTTACAAGGCGGAGGTTAATGATTGGTTCTCTGCAGTTGCTATTCCCGTTGGCGCGCGTTTTAGAGACATTGATGCTGATGCTTCTCTTGTGTCTTCTTACCAG GGGATGAATCTTACAGAAGTTTCTGAACTTGGACCACCTCTTTTGAACCAACGTAATGGTAGTGCCATTGGATTAACAGTCAGAAAGTCAAACATGGCAGCTTCTCTGGCTCAATCCATCACAAACCTTGAAGCTGAACAAGGTTTGAATGCGAGGAGTCGCTGTCTCAGAACTTTTGGGCAAGTAACCTGCAACATTCTGAGTGGTGTGAAACTATCTCTACTCGGCTGTCACCAGATTTTATCACCGTCTAACAGCCTCCACTATCCTTCTGGAGCTGTTACACTTCCAGTGAGTTTCCTAAGACGCCGTGTTGATATTGATATGGAGCCTGAATCATCAGCACAGTCTCTGGAGATGAGCAGAAGTTTGGATCATGTGTCGTCTAGCTTCATTGCTTTGAAGGTAGACAGCTCTCTGATGGACGAGTGTACGAGAATTGGGGGATGGATTGAGATTCAGAAGTCAAGAGAGAAGCAAGTGAAATGGTCAGTGTCTATCACAGACAAACCAGAGGATGAAGTGGGATGGGGCATGAGCGTTGGGGGAGTCTTGGATGGTTCAAGAAACCATGATCTGTTTCAAGTGGAATCGTTTCTCAAATTCAACATAGGCAGCCGGTTTAGCTTAAGTCCAGGTCTTGTTTATCTTGCCAATAGTAACGGAAGAACCGTAGGTTTCATGCTTCAGTCTCATTGGTCTCTGTGA